From the Brassica napus cultivar Da-Ae chromosome A8, Da-Ae, whole genome shotgun sequence genome, one window contains:
- the LOC106417790 gene encoding probable pectate lyase 15, whose protein sequence is MASPSRKLTSVCLAVIVLLALTATIFRKLEIPSSRKLKTEELRSAKNNSTMAAKRVKGVELNEQHAVSDPDRVADEVASLVQMSEHNKTARRKLGFFSCGTGNPIDDCWRCDPNWHKNRKRLADCGIGFGRNAIGGRDGRFYIVTDPTDDDVINPKPGTLRHAVIQEEPLWIVFRRDMVIELKQELIMNSFKTIDARGSNVHIANGACITIQFITNVIIHGLHIHDCKPTGNAMVRSSPSHFGWRTMADGDAVSIFGSSHIWIDHNSLSHCADGLVDAVMGSTAITVSNNHFTHHNEVMLLGHSDSYTKDKLMQVTIAYNHFGKGLVQRMPRCRHGYFHVVNNDYTHWEMYAIGGSAEPTINSQGNRYAAPINRFAKEVTKRVGTDASDWKKWNWRSEGDLLLNGAFFRASGAGTSASYGRASSLAAKPSSMVRTITSTAGALGCRKGRPC, encoded by the exons ATGGCGTCGCCTTCTCGGAAACTGACCTCTGTTTGCTTGGCCGTCATCGTCCTCTTAGCTCTCACCGCAACGATTTTCCGGAAGCTTGAAATCCCTAGCTCCAG gaagCTGAAAACAGAGGAGCTGCGGAGCGCAAAGAACAACTCGACAATGGCTGCGAAAAG GGTTAAAGGTGTGGAGTTGAATGAACAACACGCGGTTAGTGATCCAGATAGGGTCGCTGATGAAGTCGCTTCGCTTGTTCAGAT GAGTGAACATAACAAGACAGCAAGGAGGAAGCTAGGATTCTTCTCTTGTGGAACCGGTAATCCAATCGATGACTGCTGGCGTTGTGACCCTAACTGGCATAAGAACCGTAAACGACTCGCCGATTGTGGGATTGGTTTTGGACGCAACGCAATTGGTGGTCGTGATGGACGCTTCTACATTGTCACTGACCCCACTGATGATGACGTTATTAACCCCAAACCAGGAACTCTACGCCATGCTGTTATCCAGGAGGAGCCTCTGTGGATCGTGTTCAGGAGAGACATGGTGATTGAGCTGAAGCAGGAGCTGATTATGAACAGTTTCAAGACCATTGATGCTCGTGGCTCCAATGTCCATATAGCCAATGGTGCTTGCATCACTATCCAGTTTATCACCAATGTTATCATTCATGGTCTTCACATTCATGACTGCAAACCTACTGGAAACGCAATGGTTCGAAGCTCCCCATCTCATTTTGGTTGGAGGACAATGGCTGATGGCGATGCAGTCTCTATCTTTGGATCGTCTCATATCTGGATTGAtcataactctctctctcactgtGCTGATGGCCTTGTTGACGCTGTCATGGGTTCCACTGCTATTACCGTATCCAATAACCACTTTACACACCACAATGAGGTGATGTTGCTAGGCCACAGTGATTCGTACACAAAAGACAAGCTGATGCAAGTGACCATTGCTTACAACCATTTTGGAAAAGGACTGGTTCAGAGAATGCCAAG GTGCAGACATGGGTATTTCCATGTGGTTAACAACGACTACACACACTGGGAGATGTATGCCATTGGTGGGAGTGCAGAGCCAACCATCAACAGTCAAGGAAACAGATATGCTGCTCCTATCAATCGTTTCGCCAAGGAG GTAACGAAAAGAGTAGGGACGGATGCAAGTGACTGGAAGAAGTGGAACTGGAGGTCGGAAGGAGATCTTCTACTGAATGGAGCATTCTTCAGGGCATCAGGAGCAGGAACTTCAGCTAGCTATGGACGAGCCTCAAGCTTAGCAGCTAAACCATCATCAATGGTCCGTACTATAACCTCTACTGCAGGAGCACTAGGTTGCCGCAAAGGCAGGCCTTGCTAG
- the LOC111201239 gene encoding uncharacterized protein LOC111201239 — protein sequence MVILHIFNGLPREKFISKEIWNYTRQRKHPCSWASLVWHPAAVPKHAINSWLFILNRNPTMDRLLSWGLDVEGICLLCGTHHESRNHLFFECAFSAEVWRAALLHLRVYNAPTSWESVIDWLSAFSGDRQHKLVVLQIWQGCLYEIWKERNSRFHLGTSVLPSKISDGVIRIARSKAVALKNSGRQLGTDLVSFWSVA from the coding sequence atggtaatcttacatatctTTAATGGTCTTCCTAGGGAAAAATTTATTTCAAAGGAGATTTGGAACTATACAAGGCAGAGGAAACATCCATGTTCATGGGCGTCTTTGGTGTGGCACCCAGCAGCGGTTCCTAAACATGCCATAAACTCTTGGCTCTTCATACTAAATCGCAATCCCACAATGGACAGATTATTATCGTGGGGTCTGGATGTTGAAGGGATTTGTTTGCTATGTGGAACTCATCATGAATCAAGGaatcatttgttttttgaatgtgCTTTCTCAGCGGAGGTTTGGAGAGCGGCTTTGCTTCACTTGCGCGTTTATAATGCTCCTACAAGTTGGGAAAGTGTTATTGATTGGCTGTCGGCTTTCTCAGGGGATAGACAGCACAAACTGGTTGTATTGCAGATATGGCAAGGATGTCTGTATGAAATTTGGAAGGAACGGAATTCTCGGTTTCATTTAGGAACTAGTGTCCTCCCTTCCAAGATATCTGATGGAGTCATTCGTATTGCAAGGTCCAAGGCTGTTGCTTTAAAGAATTCTGGAAGGCAGTTGGGAACTGATCTCGTCTCTTTCTGGTCTGTGGCTTAA
- the LOC106418454 gene encoding purple acid phosphatase 23 isoform X2 yields the protein MPPAPATSFIIPTPLLMLIAVTTMPLLLAGGESIPTTLDGPFKPSTRRFDPSLRRGSDDLPIDHPRLRKSNVSSDLPEQIALALSTPSSIWVSWVTGDAVVGKDVKPLDATLVSSEVWYGKEKGNYTLKKKGNATVYSQLYPFDGLLNYTSGIIHHVLIDGLEPDTKYYYRCGDSSVPAMSEEISFDTLPLPSKDSYPHRIAFVGDLGLTSNTTTTIDHLMDNDPSLVVIVGDLTYANQYRTTGGKGASCFSCSFPDAPIRETYQPRWDAWGRFMEPLTSKVPMMVIEGNHEIEPQASGVTFKSYSERFAVPSTESGSNSNFYYSFDAGGVHFVMLGAYVDYNQTGAQYAWLKEDLSKVDRSVTPWLVATMHPPWYNSYSSHYQEFECMRQEMEELLYQHRVDIIFAGHVHAYERMNRIYNYTLDPCGAVYITIGDGGNIEKVDVDFADDPEKCPSPGDNVPEIGGSCPLNFTSGPAKGKFCWDRQPDWSAFRESSFGHGILEVMNSTYALWTWHRNQDVYKDDSYGDQIYIVRQPNLCISPATSREAGGGRETSGGENRLSSPSFPVFIWIFLMFGIL from the exons ATGCCTCCGGCTCCGGcaacatcattcatcatccccACACCTTTACTAATGCTGATCGCTGTGACCACGATGCCGTTGCTACTCGCCGGCGGCGAATCGATCCCGACGACTTTAGACGGCCCGTTCAAGCCATCGACTCGCCGATTCGACCCGTCTCTTCGCAGAGGCAGTGACGACTTGCCCATCGATCATCCAAGGCTGAGGAAGAGCAATGTCAGCTCCGATCTCCCAGAGCAGATTGCTCTAGCTCTTTCTACTCCCTCCTCCATCTGGGTTTCTTGGGTCACTG GTGATGCTGTGGTTGGAAAAGATGTGAAACCGCTTGATGCTACATTGGTTTCGAGCGAGGTGTGGTATGGGAAGGAGAAAGGCAACTATACGCTAAAGAAGAAAGGAAATGCGACAGTTTACAGCCAATTGTATCCCTTTGATGGCCTCCTTAACTACACTTCAGGCATCATACACCATGTCCTCATCGATG GTCTTGAGCCAGATACCAAATACTATTACAGGTGCGGAGACAGCTCTGTTCCTGCAATGAGCGAGGAGATTTCTTTTGACACTTTGCCACTTCCTAGCAAAGACTCTTATCCTCATCGAATTGCCTTTGTTGGGGATTTAGGTCTTACTAGCAACACGACCACCACCATTGACCATTTGATGGATAACGACCCTTCACTGGTTGTTATTGTTGGGGACTTAACCTATGCAAACCAGTACCGTACAACTGGCGGCAAAGGAGCTTCCTGCTTCTCATGTTCCTTTCCAGATGCACCTATTAGGGAGACCTATCAACCTCGCTGGGATGCCTGGGGAAG GTTCATGGAGCCACTGACCTCCAAGGTACCAATGATGGTCATTGAAGGCAACCATGAGATTGAGCCTCAAGCTTCCGGGGTCACCTTTAAGTCATACTCTGAAAGGTTTGCAGTTCCTTCAACTGAGAGTGGCTCCAACAGCAACTTCTACTATTCTTTTGATGCCGGAGGAGTGCATTTTGTTATGTTGGGGGCATATGTTGATTACAATCAGACTG GAGCACAATATGCATGGCTAAAGGAAGATTTGTCTAAAGTTGATCGCTCAGTGACACCTTGGCTGGTCGCAACAATGCATCCACCTTGGTACAACAGCTACTCCTCACACTACCAGGAGTTCGAATGCATGAGGCAGGAGATGGAAGAGCTTCTTTACCAACACCGTGTCGACATCATTTTTGCAGGACAT GTACATGCATACGAGAGGATGAACCGAATATACAACTACACGCTGGACCCATGTGGGGCTGTTTATATAACAATCGGGGATGGTGGGAACATAGAGAAAGTTGACGTGGACTTTGCAGATGATCCTGAGAAGTGTCCTTCCCCTGGAGACAACGTCCCCGAGATTGGAGGATCATGCCCTCTAAACTTTACTTCTGGCCCTGCCAAAGGCAAGTTTTGCTGGGACAGACAACCTGATTGGAGTGCCTTCAGAGAGAGCAGCTTCGGCCATGGAATCCTAGAG GTCATGAATTCAACTTACGCCTTGTGGACATGGCATAGGAATCAGGATGTCTATAAAGATGACAGCTATGGTGATCAGATATATATTGTTCGTCAACCAAATCTCTGCATTTCCCCTGCAACATCGAG GGAAGCAGGCGGAGGAAGAGAGACATCAGGCGGCGAAAATAGATTGTCCTCTCCCTCATTTCCAGTGTTCATTTGGATATTTCTCATGTTTGGCATTTTATAG
- the LOC106418454 gene encoding purple acid phosphatase 23 isoform X3, with product MPPAPATSFIIPTPLLMLIAVTTMPLLLAGGESIPTTLDGPFKPSTRRFDPSLRRGSDDLPIDHPRLRKSNVSSDLPEQIALALSTPSSIWVSWVTGDAVVGKDVKPLDATLVSSEVWYGKEKGNYTLKKKGNATVYSQLYPFDGLLNYTSGIIHHVLIDGLEPDTKYYYRCGDSSVPAMSEEISFDTLPLPSKDSYPHRIAFVGDLGLTSNTTTTIDHLMDNDPSLVVIVGDLTYANQYRTTGGKGASCFSCSFPDAPIRETYQPRWDAWGRFMEPLTSKVPMMVIEGNHEIEPQASGVTFKSYSERFAVPSTESGSNSNFYYSFDAGGVHFVMLGAYVDYNQTGAQYAWLKEDLSKVDRSVTPWLVATMHPPWYNSYSSHYQEFECMRQEMEELLYQHRVDIIFAGHVHAYERMNRIYNYTLDPCGAVYITIGDGGNIEKVDVDFADDPEKCPSPGDNVPEIGGSCPLNFTSGPAKGKFCWDRQPDWSAFRESSFGHGILEVMNSTYALWTWHRNQDVYKDDSYGDQIYIVRQPNLCISPATSRRRKRDIRRRK from the exons ATGCCTCCGGCTCCGGcaacatcattcatcatccccACACCTTTACTAATGCTGATCGCTGTGACCACGATGCCGTTGCTACTCGCCGGCGGCGAATCGATCCCGACGACTTTAGACGGCCCGTTCAAGCCATCGACTCGCCGATTCGACCCGTCTCTTCGCAGAGGCAGTGACGACTTGCCCATCGATCATCCAAGGCTGAGGAAGAGCAATGTCAGCTCCGATCTCCCAGAGCAGATTGCTCTAGCTCTTTCTACTCCCTCCTCCATCTGGGTTTCTTGGGTCACTG GTGATGCTGTGGTTGGAAAAGATGTGAAACCGCTTGATGCTACATTGGTTTCGAGCGAGGTGTGGTATGGGAAGGAGAAAGGCAACTATACGCTAAAGAAGAAAGGAAATGCGACAGTTTACAGCCAATTGTATCCCTTTGATGGCCTCCTTAACTACACTTCAGGCATCATACACCATGTCCTCATCGATG GTCTTGAGCCAGATACCAAATACTATTACAGGTGCGGAGACAGCTCTGTTCCTGCAATGAGCGAGGAGATTTCTTTTGACACTTTGCCACTTCCTAGCAAAGACTCTTATCCTCATCGAATTGCCTTTGTTGGGGATTTAGGTCTTACTAGCAACACGACCACCACCATTGACCATTTGATGGATAACGACCCTTCACTGGTTGTTATTGTTGGGGACTTAACCTATGCAAACCAGTACCGTACAACTGGCGGCAAAGGAGCTTCCTGCTTCTCATGTTCCTTTCCAGATGCACCTATTAGGGAGACCTATCAACCTCGCTGGGATGCCTGGGGAAG GTTCATGGAGCCACTGACCTCCAAGGTACCAATGATGGTCATTGAAGGCAACCATGAGATTGAGCCTCAAGCTTCCGGGGTCACCTTTAAGTCATACTCTGAAAGGTTTGCAGTTCCTTCAACTGAGAGTGGCTCCAACAGCAACTTCTACTATTCTTTTGATGCCGGAGGAGTGCATTTTGTTATGTTGGGGGCATATGTTGATTACAATCAGACTG GAGCACAATATGCATGGCTAAAGGAAGATTTGTCTAAAGTTGATCGCTCAGTGACACCTTGGCTGGTCGCAACAATGCATCCACCTTGGTACAACAGCTACTCCTCACACTACCAGGAGTTCGAATGCATGAGGCAGGAGATGGAAGAGCTTCTTTACCAACACCGTGTCGACATCATTTTTGCAGGACAT GTACATGCATACGAGAGGATGAACCGAATATACAACTACACGCTGGACCCATGTGGGGCTGTTTATATAACAATCGGGGATGGTGGGAACATAGAGAAAGTTGACGTGGACTTTGCAGATGATCCTGAGAAGTGTCCTTCCCCTGGAGACAACGTCCCCGAGATTGGAGGATCATGCCCTCTAAACTTTACTTCTGGCCCTGCCAAAGGCAAGTTTTGCTGGGACAGACAACCTGATTGGAGTGCCTTCAGAGAGAGCAGCTTCGGCCATGGAATCCTAGAG GTCATGAATTCAACTTACGCCTTGTGGACATGGCATAGGAATCAGGATGTCTATAAAGATGACAGCTATGGTGATCAGATATATATTGTTCGTCAACCAAATCTCTGCATTTCCCCTGCAACATCGAG GCGGAGGAAGAGAGACATCAGGCGGCGAAAATAG
- the LOC106418454 gene encoding purple acid phosphatase 23 isoform X1 produces the protein MPPAPATSFIIPTPLLMLIAVTTMPLLLAGGESIPTTLDGPFKPSTRRFDPSLRRGSDDLPIDHPRLRKSNVSSDLPEQIALALSTPSSIWVSWVTGDAVVGKDVKPLDATLVSSEVWYGKEKGNYTLKKKGNATVYSQLYPFDGLLNYTSGIIHHVLIDGLEPDTKYYYRCGDSSVPAMSEEISFDTLPLPSKDSYPHRIAFVGDLGLTSNTTTTIDHLMDNDPSLVVIVGDLTYANQYRTTGGKGASCFSCSFPDAPIRETYQPRWDAWGRFMEPLTSKVPMMVIEGNHEIEPQASGVTFKSYSERFAVPSTESGSNSNFYYSFDAGGVHFVMLGAYVDYNQTGAQYAWLKEDLSKVDRSVTPWLVATMHPPWYNSYSSHYQEFECMRQEMEELLYQHRVDIIFAGHVHAYERMNRIYNYTLDPCGAVYITIGDGGNIEKVDVDFADDPEKCPSPGDNVPEIGGSCPLNFTSGPAKGKFCWDRQPDWSAFRESSFGHGILEVMNSTYALWTWHRNQDVYKDDSYGDQIYIVRQPNLCISPATSRYIHCLVKLIDPKERKIQLLSNTIKSTMHFMRCERHFMQFEEFFFLKPFLSPSPVRKCTIW, from the exons ATGCCTCCGGCTCCGGcaacatcattcatcatccccACACCTTTACTAATGCTGATCGCTGTGACCACGATGCCGTTGCTACTCGCCGGCGGCGAATCGATCCCGACGACTTTAGACGGCCCGTTCAAGCCATCGACTCGCCGATTCGACCCGTCTCTTCGCAGAGGCAGTGACGACTTGCCCATCGATCATCCAAGGCTGAGGAAGAGCAATGTCAGCTCCGATCTCCCAGAGCAGATTGCTCTAGCTCTTTCTACTCCCTCCTCCATCTGGGTTTCTTGGGTCACTG GTGATGCTGTGGTTGGAAAAGATGTGAAACCGCTTGATGCTACATTGGTTTCGAGCGAGGTGTGGTATGGGAAGGAGAAAGGCAACTATACGCTAAAGAAGAAAGGAAATGCGACAGTTTACAGCCAATTGTATCCCTTTGATGGCCTCCTTAACTACACTTCAGGCATCATACACCATGTCCTCATCGATG GTCTTGAGCCAGATACCAAATACTATTACAGGTGCGGAGACAGCTCTGTTCCTGCAATGAGCGAGGAGATTTCTTTTGACACTTTGCCACTTCCTAGCAAAGACTCTTATCCTCATCGAATTGCCTTTGTTGGGGATTTAGGTCTTACTAGCAACACGACCACCACCATTGACCATTTGATGGATAACGACCCTTCACTGGTTGTTATTGTTGGGGACTTAACCTATGCAAACCAGTACCGTACAACTGGCGGCAAAGGAGCTTCCTGCTTCTCATGTTCCTTTCCAGATGCACCTATTAGGGAGACCTATCAACCTCGCTGGGATGCCTGGGGAAG GTTCATGGAGCCACTGACCTCCAAGGTACCAATGATGGTCATTGAAGGCAACCATGAGATTGAGCCTCAAGCTTCCGGGGTCACCTTTAAGTCATACTCTGAAAGGTTTGCAGTTCCTTCAACTGAGAGTGGCTCCAACAGCAACTTCTACTATTCTTTTGATGCCGGAGGAGTGCATTTTGTTATGTTGGGGGCATATGTTGATTACAATCAGACTG GAGCACAATATGCATGGCTAAAGGAAGATTTGTCTAAAGTTGATCGCTCAGTGACACCTTGGCTGGTCGCAACAATGCATCCACCTTGGTACAACAGCTACTCCTCACACTACCAGGAGTTCGAATGCATGAGGCAGGAGATGGAAGAGCTTCTTTACCAACACCGTGTCGACATCATTTTTGCAGGACAT GTACATGCATACGAGAGGATGAACCGAATATACAACTACACGCTGGACCCATGTGGGGCTGTTTATATAACAATCGGGGATGGTGGGAACATAGAGAAAGTTGACGTGGACTTTGCAGATGATCCTGAGAAGTGTCCTTCCCCTGGAGACAACGTCCCCGAGATTGGAGGATCATGCCCTCTAAACTTTACTTCTGGCCCTGCCAAAGGCAAGTTTTGCTGGGACAGACAACCTGATTGGAGTGCCTTCAGAGAGAGCAGCTTCGGCCATGGAATCCTAGAG GTCATGAATTCAACTTACGCCTTGTGGACATGGCATAGGAATCAGGATGTCTATAAAGATGACAGCTATGGTGATCAGATATATATTGTTCGTCAACCAAATCTCTGCATTTCCCCTGCAACATCGAG GTATATACACTGTTTGGTAAAATTGATTGAccccaaagaaagaaagattcaaCTTCTCAGCAACACGATCAAGAGCACCATGCACTTTATGAGATGCGAACGGCACTTTATGCAatttgaagaattttttttcctaaaaccATTTTTGTCACCATCACCTGTCAGAAAATGCACAATATGGTGA